In one window of Candidatus Fonsibacter ubiquis DNA:
- a CDS encoding YebC/PmpR family DNA-binding transcriptional regulator: MAGHSHFKNMMHRKGRADKIRSKLFTKLSREITVSAKLGTPDPEMNPRLRAAVQAARAANMPKDNIERAIKKSQGNIDNSYEFSRYEGFGPGRTGVIIEVLTDNKNRAVSNIRTIFQKFGGTLGETGSVSYQFEQIGQIKIKKDLMNANDALELAINAGAEDCVTTDFYHEINCKKEEFNFVREKIEKKIKDLSFAGLIWNPLNKVNLDKETFTKIVNFLEQIEDDDDVQNVFTNFEVDEKLLEGAN, translated from the coding sequence ATGGCAGGTCATTCGCATTTTAAAAATATGATGCACAGGAAAGGACGTGCAGATAAAATACGATCTAAACTATTTACTAAGCTTTCAAGAGAAATAACTGTTTCAGCAAAACTTGGAACGCCTGATCCTGAAATGAATCCAAGGCTGCGAGCGGCTGTTCAAGCTGCAAGAGCTGCAAATATGCCTAAGGATAATATCGAAAGAGCTATTAAAAAATCACAGGGAAATATTGATAATAGTTATGAATTTTCAAGATATGAGGGATTTGGACCAGGAAGAACAGGCGTTATCATTGAAGTATTAACTGATAATAAAAATCGTGCAGTATCAAATATCAGAACAATATTTCAAAAATTTGGCGGAACCTTGGGCGAAACAGGATCAGTCAGTTATCAATTTGAACAGATAGGGCAAATCAAGATAAAGAAAGATTTGATGAATGCAAATGACGCTTTAGAGCTGGCAATTAATGCAGGAGCAGAAGATTGCGTTACAACTGATTTCTATCATGAAATTAATTGTAAAAAAGAAGAATTTAATTTTGTTAGAGAAAAAATAGAAAAAAAAATCAAAGATTTGAGTTTTGCAGGTCTTATTTGGAATCCTTTAAATAAAGTTAATTTAGACAAAGAAACATTTACTAAAATTGTAAATTTTTTAGAGCAGATAGAAGATGATGATGATGTTCAAAATGTTTTTACTAATTTTGAAGTTGATGAAAAATTATTAGAAGGGGCGAATTAA
- a CDS encoding crossover junction endodeoxyribonuclease, with translation MLVFSIDPGVSGAICVFKNKDILDIYDVPTMVDGKKNKRQINSAQVTHIFKSFVKEGDKVSVIVEQVNAMPGQGVTSMFNFGQSFGIIKGICAALSFPIYFVRPAKWKKHFNLIGSVKDASRTKVIEIYPTMSPKIARKKDSNKADAILIGKYFIDNYKNDSFHG, from the coding sequence TTGTTAGTTTTTTCTATTGATCCTGGTGTGAGCGGAGCAATTTGTGTTTTTAAAAATAAGGATATTTTAGATATATATGATGTTCCAACAATGGTTGATGGAAAAAAAAATAAAAGACAAATTAATTCTGCGCAAGTAACTCATATATTCAAAAGTTTTGTAAAAGAGGGTGACAAAGTTTCAGTAATTGTTGAACAAGTTAATGCAATGCCTGGCCAAGGCGTAACCAGTATGTTTAATTTTGGGCAGTCCTTTGGAATTATAAAAGGAATATGTGCGGCTTTAAGCTTTCCAATATATTTTGTAAGACCTGCAAAATGGAAAAAACATTTCAATCTAATTGGTTCAGTAAAAGATGCTAGCAGAACCAAAGTTATAGAAATTTATCCAACTATGTCTCCCAAGATAGCTAGAAAAAAAGATTCTAATAAAGCGGATGCAATTTTAATTGGGAAATATTTTATAGATAATTATAAAAACGATAGTTTTCATGGTTAG
- a CDS encoding YbgC/FadM family acyl-CoA thioesterase codes for MVSAIKKFFFETKVYYEDTDAGGIVYYANYLKYFERARTELIYSIGYNHKELNDKLEIKIVVHKFTITYKKPILFEDKIIVESFVKNVSNLRIEMAQNILRDDEVLAEAMVELVTIDNFGKPKIIPEELKAKLSSYI; via the coding sequence ATGGTTAGTGCAATAAAGAAATTTTTTTTTGAAACTAAAGTTTATTACGAGGACACAGATGCGGGAGGAATTGTTTATTACGCAAATTATTTAAAGTATTTTGAAAGAGCGAGAACTGAACTTATTTATTCTATTGGCTATAATCATAAAGAATTAAATGATAAATTAGAAATCAAAATTGTTGTCCATAAATTTACTATTACCTATAAAAAACCAATATTATTTGAAGATAAGATTATTGTTGAGAGTTTTGTAAAAAATGTTTCAAACTTGAGAATTGAAATGGCTCAAAATATTTTAAGAGACGATGAAGTTTTAGCAGAAGCGATGGTTGAACTAGTTACTATTGATAATTTTGGAAAGCCAAAAATAATTCCTGAGGAATTAAAGGCAAAATTAAGCTCTTACATATAA
- the tolQ gene encoding protein TolQ, with amino-acid sequence MNFAASNFSFISLFFKADLVVKLVIIILIAASIYSWAIIIEKYKLFKRINGSSNFFEDQFWSSKSADSLYKKLEDYNEDPMANVFKAGMEFMIKNKSRASSVQERIQQALSGAIDKEMEIVEKKLTFLATVGSTTPFIGLFGTVWGIMNSFQSIAISKNTSLAIVAPGIAEALFATALGLLAAIPAVVAYNKFTSDSRKYSTRLENFSQSFISII; translated from the coding sequence ATGAATTTTGCTGCAAGTAATTTTTCTTTTATCTCATTATTCTTCAAAGCCGATCTTGTTGTAAAACTTGTAATTATTATTTTAATTGCTGCATCGATTTACTCCTGGGCGATAATTATTGAAAAATATAAATTGTTTAAAAGAATTAATGGTTCTTCCAATTTTTTTGAGGATCAGTTTTGGTCTTCAAAATCAGCCGATAGTCTTTATAAGAAATTAGAGGATTACAATGAAGATCCAATGGCTAATGTATTTAAGGCTGGGATGGAATTTATGATTAAAAATAAATCTAGAGCTTCATCTGTACAAGAGAGAATTCAACAAGCATTGAGTGGCGCTATAGATAAAGAGATGGAAATTGTTGAAAAAAAATTAACTTTTTTAGCAACCGTTGGATCAACAACTCCTTTTATTGGTTTATTTGGAACAGTGTGGGGTATTATGAATTCTTTTCAATCTATCGCTATTTCAAAAAACACAAGTTTAGCTATCGTGGCACCTGGTATAGCGGAGGCATTGTTTGCAACTGCACTAGGATTATTAGCGGCAATTCCTGCAGTGGTTGCTTATAATAAATTTACTAGTGACTCTAGAAAGTATTCAACGCGTTTAGAAAATTTTAGCCAATCATTTATTTCGATTATATAA
- the tolR gene encoding protein TolR produces the protein MGFKIQNNRSRKREPMSEINVTPFVDVMLVLLIIFMVTAPMLTAGVAVNLPDSSANSLPDDKEPLTLSINAKGETFIQETQVEMGQLVPKILAMSKNRTDTRIYVRGDKAIDYGRVMEVMGLLSRAGFTKVALISGPPISKSKK, from the coding sequence ATGGGTTTCAAAATTCAGAATAATAGATCTCGAAAACGAGAACCTATGAGTGAGATAAATGTCACTCCTTTCGTTGATGTAATGTTAGTGTTATTGATTATTTTTATGGTTACTGCACCAATGTTAACAGCAGGGGTAGCAGTTAACCTACCAGACAGTTCAGCAAATTCATTACCAGATGATAAGGAGCCTTTAACTTTAAGTATTAATGCTAAGGGCGAAACTTTTATTCAAGAAACCCAAGTTGAGATGGGTCAATTAGTTCCAAAAATTTTGGCAATGTCTAAAAATAGAACAGATACTAGAATTTATGTAAGAGGAGATAAAGCAATCGACTATGGACGAGTAATGGAAGTAATGGGATTACTTTCAAGGGCAGGTTTTACTAAAGTTGCTTTAATATCAGGCCCTCCTATTTCAAAAAGTAAAAAATAA
- a CDS encoding cell envelope integrity protein TolA, protein MQKSLKISFIGHFVILFISSITLPFLMGKVQAPLVISVDLVQIGDRTNIPYAPKVLDGEKTDKKTKDRVVTNQAPPKIVPKEKPDAVPLPENIKQIKELLEKRQNPVKVENLDKQTSEFEKKEIFDPNKISALIDKSKKDNAEIEKKTSLEATQSQQKNVVVSKLTITQEDAIKAQIFKCWNIPIGLPYNENLTVKVRIKLNPDGSLISSEILDQSRMNAGGQTYYKILAESALRAVKLCNPLKVPPTEYEKWKEMQLNFDAKEMLRG, encoded by the coding sequence ATGCAAAAAAGCCTTAAAATTTCTTTTATAGGTCATTTTGTTATTCTTTTTATCAGTAGTATAACTTTGCCTTTTTTAATGGGGAAAGTGCAAGCCCCACTTGTTATTTCGGTAGATCTTGTTCAAATTGGGGATAGAACAAACATCCCCTATGCGCCAAAAGTTCTAGACGGAGAAAAAACGGATAAAAAAACAAAAGATAGAGTTGTAACAAACCAAGCGCCGCCTAAAATTGTGCCTAAAGAAAAACCAGATGCTGTTCCTTTGCCTGAAAATATTAAACAAATTAAAGAGTTATTAGAGAAAAGGCAAAATCCGGTTAAAGTAGAAAATCTTGATAAGCAGACTTCAGAATTTGAAAAAAAAGAAATCTTTGATCCTAATAAAATTTCAGCTCTAATTGATAAATCAAAAAAAGATAACGCTGAAATAGAAAAGAAAACAAGTTTAGAAGCCACACAGAGCCAGCAAAAAAATGTAGTTGTTTCTAAACTCACTATAACGCAAGAGGATGCAATCAAAGCTCAAATATTTAAGTGCTGGAATATTCCTATTGGACTTCCATATAATGAAAATTTAACTGTAAAAGTGAGAATAAAGCTTAATCCAGACGGATCGTTGATAAGTAGTGAGATTTTAGATCAATCAAGAATGAATGCAGGTGGACAAACTTATTATAAAATATTAGCAGAAAGTGCATTAAGAGCTGTTAAATTGTGCAACCCTTTAAAAGTCCCGCCAACTGAATATGAAAAATGGAAAGAGATGCAACTCAACTTTGATGCTAAAGAAATGTTAAGAGGTTAG
- the tolB gene encoding Tol-Pal system beta propeller repeat protein TolB, which yields MKNCIYKIVFLFFLITSKSFALVSVDITRGNLDPLPVAISNFYFDVNIDNNLKKTNIENKIPELVQNNLTRSGLFFALDKKSFIQKPEVAHNKPRFEDWSFIKAQVLVTGKISLEKDGRLKVEFKLWDVVSATELSALAFYTAPDNWRRVAHLISDKIYERLTGEKGYFDTRIIYVAETGPKVNRKKRLAVMDQDGFGVKYLTLGNEIVLTPRFSPTNQLVTYMSYYKNLPRVYLLNIETGLQDLVGDFPGMTFAPRFSSDGKKIIMSFAQEGNSDIYTMDIKTRVVEKLTDHPSIDTSPSYSPDGTQIAFNSDRSGFQQIYTMKSDGTNVKRISFGDGLYGTPVWSPRGDLIAFTKLYRNKFYIGVMRSDGSGERLLTENYYQEAPSWAPNGRVLIFYRETASDTAGRGGGAKLWSIDLTGYNERLIPTETDASDPSWSGLLSAK from the coding sequence ATGAAGAATTGTATTTATAAAATAGTTTTTTTATTTTTTTTAATTACCTCAAAATCATTTGCCCTTGTTTCTGTAGATATTACCAGAGGTAATTTAGATCCGCTACCAGTTGCAATTTCAAATTTTTATTTTGATGTAAATATTGATAACAATTTAAAAAAAACAAATATTGAAAATAAAATACCAGAATTAGTTCAAAATAATCTTACTCGATCAGGTTTATTTTTTGCTTTAGATAAGAAATCTTTTATTCAAAAACCAGAAGTAGCTCATAATAAACCAAGATTTGAGGATTGGTCGTTTATTAAGGCACAGGTTCTTGTAACTGGTAAAATTTCTTTAGAAAAAGATGGAAGACTCAAAGTTGAATTTAAATTATGGGATGTGGTATCTGCAACAGAATTATCTGCATTAGCTTTTTATACAGCGCCGGACAACTGGAGAAGAGTAGCACATTTAATTTCTGATAAAATTTACGAAAGACTAACTGGTGAAAAAGGTTATTTTGATACAAGAATTATTTATGTTGCTGAAACAGGTCCCAAAGTAAATAGAAAAAAAAGATTAGCTGTAATGGATCAAGATGGTTTTGGAGTTAAATATTTAACTTTAGGAAATGAAATTGTTTTAACCCCAAGATTTAGTCCAACAAATCAACTTGTCACATATATGTCCTATTACAAAAATTTACCAAGAGTTTACCTATTAAATATTGAAACTGGATTGCAAGATTTAGTTGGAGATTTTCCAGGTATGACTTTTGCACCACGTTTTTCATCGGACGGAAAAAAAATTATTATGAGTTTTGCACAAGAAGGCAACTCTGATATTTATACTATGGATATTAAAACTAGAGTTGTTGAAAAATTAACTGATCATCCCTCCATAGACACTTCGCCTTCCTATTCTCCTGATGGAACTCAAATTGCCTTTAATTCTGATCGGAGTGGTTTTCAGCAAATTTACACAATGAAAAGTGATGGAACTAATGTAAAAAGAATTTCTTTTGGTGATGGTTTATATGGTACTCCAGTTTGGTCGCCGCGCGGCGATCTTATTGCTTTTACTAAATTATATCGCAATAAATTCTATATCGGCGTTATGAGATCAGATGGATCAGGTGAGAGATTATTAACTGAAAATTATTATCAAGAGGCTCCTTCTTGGGCGCCCAATGGAAGAGTACTAATTTTTTATCGTGAAACTGCTTCTGACACTGCAGGTAGAGGAGGTGGAGCAAAATTATGGTCTATTGATCTAACAGGGTATAATGAAAGATTGATCCCAACCGAAACCGATGCTTCCGACCCTTCTTGGTCCGGATTATTATCAGCAAAATAG
- the pal gene encoding peptidoglycan-associated lipoprotein Pal yields MLQNKVNKIILALVMTLFLGACATQQKATTPTGPSDDAYTGTETVKFLADGVPDRVFFATNKSDLTTAASATLAKQATYLKANPTLSVVLEGHADERGTREYNLALGERRATAAKNYLISNGIAANRIKVISYGKEKPVNPASNALAWSQNRRAVTVKTN; encoded by the coding sequence ATGTTACAAAATAAAGTTAATAAAATTATCTTAGCGCTAGTAATGACCCTTTTTTTAGGTGCTTGCGCTACACAACAAAAAGCAACAACTCCAACAGGACCATCAGATGATGCTTATACAGGAACAGAAACAGTAAAATTTCTAGCAGATGGCGTTCCAGATAGAGTATTTTTTGCTACAAATAAATCAGACTTAACCACCGCAGCAAGTGCAACTCTGGCAAAACAAGCAACATATTTAAAAGCAAATCCAACTTTAAGTGTTGTTCTTGAAGGTCATGCAGATGAAAGAGGAACAAGAGAATATAACTTAGCACTTGGTGAACGAAGAGCTACAGCTGCAAAAAACTATTTAATAAGTAATGGTATAGCAGCAAATAGAATTAAAGTGATTAGTTACGGTAAAGAAAAACCGGTAAATCCAGCATCGAATGCTTTAGCTTGGTCTCAAAATAGACGAGCTGTAACAGTTAAAACTAATTAG
- the ybgF gene encoding tol-pal system protein YbgF — translation MLIKNKFLIQFLIFIFFANISFAQQDKMNELLDKLDKIQKDIQTLEKAVYTKNPNLPSDNISLNEALTRQLTKISELEKQIQEMTQRYEENSYQLQQLSDKLNKVSNDNQLRLQQLENNKFASDKVSSPKEVIEEKKISPPKMNDKNILNKEEVDEISDDEDNSLKDKSVNTESIKLKEKPNKAKAKILPKASVAERYKFAMNIMKSGDFEKAEIAFKEFVDAHAKHELAGSAQFWYGETFYIRQLYEDAAVAFLDGYQKYPNSPKAPENLLKLGVTLAELGETEQGCKMITNLKKAYPKTDASILQKSSYEKKRFNCA, via the coding sequence ATGTTAATTAAAAATAAATTTTTAATACAATTTTTAATCTTTATTTTTTTTGCAAACATTAGTTTTGCACAACAAGATAAAATGAATGAGTTGTTAGATAAATTAGATAAAATTCAAAAGGATATTCAAACCCTTGAAAAAGCAGTTTATACCAAGAACCCAAATTTACCTTCTGATAATATTTCTTTAAATGAAGCTTTAACGAGACAGCTAACTAAAATTTCTGAATTAGAAAAACAAATTCAAGAAATGACACAGAGGTATGAGGAGAACAGTTATCAACTTCAGCAATTATCCGATAAATTAAATAAAGTGTCCAATGATAACCAATTAAGATTACAACAATTAGAGAATAATAAATTTGCAAGCGATAAAGTAAGCTCACCAAAAGAAGTTATTGAAGAAAAAAAGATATCACCTCCAAAAATGAATGATAAAAATATTTTAAATAAAGAAGAAGTAGATGAAATTAGCGATGATGAAGATAATTCTTTAAAAGACAAGTCAGTAAATACTGAAAGTATTAAATTAAAAGAAAAACCTAATAAAGCTAAAGCTAAAATTTTACCCAAAGCTTCTGTCGCTGAACGATACAAGTTTGCTATGAATATTATGAAAAGTGGTGATTTTGAAAAAGCTGAAATTGCTTTTAAAGAATTTGTTGATGCTCATGCAAAGCATGAGTTAGCTGGTAGTGCTCAATTTTGGTATGGGGAAACCTTTTATATTAGGCAACTTTACGAAGATGCGGCGGTTGCTTTTCTAGATGGTTATCAAAAATATCCAAATAGTCCCAAAGCCCCTGAAAACTTATTGAAACTTGGAGTAACCCTTGCTGAATTAGGTGAAACTGAACAGGGTTGTAAGATGATTACAAATTTAAAAAAAGCTTACCCAAAGACCGATGCTTCAATTTTACAAAAATCATCTTATGAAAAGAAGAGATTTAACTGCGCTTAA
- the tilS gene encoding tRNA lysidine(34) synthetase TilS: MKRRDLTALNFKLLEDKKNNQIYFRFRENILPVVGKEKFAIAVSGGSDSLALSILAKLYSLEQSSDFATLIVDHGLRKESANEAKQTFKNLKKNNIKAEILTYRGSKFTSNIQKKARDLRYDLFQKYCKKNKIRFLILAHHQDDLIENFYIRLIRGSGIKGLTSLQNVSELNKDFYLLRPLLHFKKEELLNLTKKIFSTWIEDPSNLNEKFLRVRIRKMQSRLQKEGFDPKRVLKTIENLNTAKNSLDFYILKSEKKYLNFFKEGYATLKSIIFKNEAPEVIFRVIIKAIHFVSGEYYPPRSDSLKILIKNFSSKKFKSSTLGGCLIEKNSNMISFFREDRNLASEILDKIRQTKNWDDRFLVYKNFDNQQKFIVKKLGNSGIDYLKKNKFISSLDKIPVQAKKTLPSFWNHKGELMFVPFINFKNKKYNIKNDSFAVRYLRFI, encoded by the coding sequence ATGAAAAGAAGAGATTTAACTGCGCTTAATTTTAAATTATTAGAAGATAAAAAAAATAATCAAATTTATTTTCGATTTAGAGAAAATATTTTACCTGTTGTTGGTAAAGAAAAATTTGCAATTGCTGTATCTGGTGGAAGCGATAGTCTAGCCTTAAGTATTCTTGCTAAATTATATTCACTTGAACAATCAAGTGATTTTGCAACTTTAATTGTTGATCATGGATTAAGAAAAGAGTCTGCCAATGAAGCAAAACAAACATTTAAAAATTTAAAAAAAAATAATATTAAAGCAGAAATTTTAACTTACCGTGGTTCAAAATTTACATCTAATATTCAAAAGAAAGCAAGAGATTTACGATATGATCTATTTCAAAAATATTGCAAAAAAAATAAAATAAGATTTCTTATCCTAGCTCATCATCAAGATGATTTAATTGAGAATTTTTATATTCGATTAATTAGAGGCAGTGGCATCAAAGGGTTAACTTCTTTACAAAACGTATCTGAACTCAATAAAGATTTTTACCTTTTACGACCTCTGCTTCATTTTAAAAAAGAAGAACTTTTGAACTTAACCAAGAAAATCTTTTCTACTTGGATTGAAGATCCGTCAAATCTTAATGAAAAATTTTTAAGAGTCCGAATTAGAAAAATGCAATCTAGGTTACAGAAAGAAGGCTTTGATCCTAAACGAGTTTTAAAAACAATTGAAAATTTAAATACTGCTAAAAATTCATTAGATTTTTATATTTTAAAATCTGAAAAGAAATACTTAAATTTTTTTAAAGAAGGCTATGCAACTTTAAAATCTATTATATTTAAAAATGAGGCTCCTGAAGTAATTTTTAGGGTTATTATTAAAGCGATACATTTTGTATCAGGTGAATATTATCCACCAAGATCTGACAGTTTAAAAATTTTAATTAAAAATTTTTCATCAAAGAAGTTTAAATCTTCAACTTTAGGAGGTTGTTTAATTGAAAAAAATTCTAACATGATCTCTTTTTTTAGAGAGGATAGAAATCTTGCTAGTGAAATATTAGATAAAATAAGACAAACTAAAAATTGGGATGATCGTTTTTTAGTTTATAAAAATTTTGATAATCAACAAAAATTTATCGTTAAAAAATTAGGTAATTCAGGAATTGATTATTTGAAAAAAAATAAATTTATTTCTTCTTTAGATAAGATTCCAGTTCAGGCAAAAAAGACTTTGCCTTCATTTTGGAACCATAAAGGAGAGCTGATGTTTGTCCCTTTTATCAATTTTAAGAATAAGAAATACAATATTAAAAATGACAGTTTTGCTGTGCGATATCTTAGATTTATTTGA
- the ftsH gene encoding ATP-dependent zinc metalloprotease FtsH — MNLRNLMMWGVIVLLVLGLYNLFQNPGSITGKTEMPFSTFLTEVDKGNVASVDIRGSEISGTFRDGKGFKTYSPNYPNLVEKLTAKGVSITAGPREEKGPSLWGVILSWFPMLLLIGVWIFFMRQMQGGKGGAMGFGRSKAKLLNEAQGRVTFQDVAGVEEAKEELEEIVHFLKDPRKFQKLGGRIPKGALLVGPPGTGKTLLARAIAGEANVPFFTISGSDFVEMFVGVGASRVRDMFEQGKKSAPCIIFIDEIDAVGRSRGAGLGGGNDEREQTLNQLLVEMDGFETNEGVILIAATNRPDVLDPALLRPGRFDRQVVVSNPDIIGREAILNVHLKKITTGPDVNPKVIARGTPGFSGADLANIVNESALLAARKNKRIVTMSDLEEAKDKVMMGAERRSMVMNEEEKTLTAYHEGGHAVVALYEQTSDPIHKATIIPRGRALGMVMRLPERDQLSVTREKMFGDISVAMGGRIAEEMIFGYDKVTSGASSDIEMVTKMAKNMVTRYGMSDQLGPIAYQENEEEVFLGRSVSRTQNVSEETAKKIDAEVKKIVESGYARAKKILADKVDDLHKVAKALLTYETLSGEEIKKIVFENIYPKRLSGKEEFSTTKKKLGSALGAIGLKPNPQS, encoded by the coding sequence ATGAATTTGCGCAATTTAATGATGTGGGGCGTAATTGTCCTGCTCGTTTTAGGTTTATACAATCTATTTCAGAATCCAGGCTCTATTACCGGAAAGACTGAAATGCCATTTTCTACTTTTTTAACTGAAGTAGATAAAGGAAATGTTGCGTCCGTTGATATTCGAGGAAGCGAAATTTCTGGAACTTTTAGAGATGGCAAAGGCTTTAAAACTTACTCTCCTAATTACCCAAATCTAGTTGAAAAATTAACTGCAAAGGGAGTTTCAATTACTGCTGGTCCTCGAGAAGAGAAGGGCCCTTCGTTATGGGGCGTAATATTATCTTGGTTTCCTATGTTACTTCTTATTGGAGTATGGATATTTTTTATGCGTCAAATGCAAGGTGGCAAAGGTGGTGCCATGGGATTTGGAAGATCAAAAGCAAAATTACTTAATGAAGCACAAGGTCGAGTGACATTTCAAGATGTTGCTGGAGTTGAAGAAGCCAAAGAAGAATTAGAAGAGATAGTACATTTTTTAAAAGACCCTAGAAAGTTTCAAAAATTAGGAGGAAGAATTCCAAAAGGAGCTTTGCTTGTCGGACCTCCGGGCACAGGAAAAACTTTATTAGCAAGGGCAATTGCTGGGGAGGCAAATGTTCCTTTCTTTACTATTTCAGGATCAGATTTTGTTGAGATGTTTGTTGGGGTTGGTGCTTCAAGAGTTAGAGATATGTTTGAACAAGGTAAAAAAAGTGCTCCTTGTATTATATTTATAGATGAGATTGATGCAGTTGGAAGAAGTAGAGGCGCTGGATTAGGTGGCGGTAATGATGAGAGAGAACAAACATTAAATCAGTTGCTTGTTGAAATGGATGGATTTGAAACTAATGAAGGTGTCATTTTAATCGCAGCAACAAACAGACCAGATGTATTAGATCCTGCTTTATTAAGACCAGGTCGTTTTGACAGACAAGTTGTTGTGTCAAATCCAGACATTATTGGCAGAGAAGCAATTTTAAATGTGCATCTTAAAAAAATTACAACGGGACCAGATGTAAATCCAAAAGTTATTGCAAGAGGAACACCTGGTTTTTCTGGTGCCGATCTTGCAAATATTGTGAATGAGTCTGCATTACTTGCTGCAAGAAAAAATAAGAGAATTGTCACTATGTCTGACCTTGAAGAAGCAAAAGATAAAGTAATGATGGGCGCTGAAAGAAGATCTATGGTGATGAATGAAGAGGAAAAAACTTTAACAGCTTACCATGAGGGAGGACATGCGGTTGTTGCATTGTATGAACAAACTTCAGATCCAATTCATAAAGCAACTATTATTCCAAGAGGAAGAGCTTTAGGTATGGTTATGAGACTTCCGGAAAGAGATCAATTATCTGTAACAAGAGAAAAAATGTTTGGAGATATTTCTGTTGCTATGGGAGGTAGAATTGCGGAGGAGATGATTTTTGGTTACGACAAAGTAACATCAGGCGCTTCTTCGGATATCGAAATGGTAACAAAAATGGCTAAAAATATGGTTACTCGATACGGTATGAGCGATCAATTAGGCCCTATTGCTTATCAAGAAAATGAAGAAGAAGTATTTTTAGGAAGATCTGTTTCTAGAACACAAAATGTTTCAGAAGAAACTGCTAAAAAGATTGATGCTGAAGTTAAAAAAATTGTTGAGTCCGGTTATGCTAGAGCTAAAAAAATATTAGCTGATAAAGTTGATGATCTTCATAAGGTAGCAAAAGCGTTATTAACTTATGAGACTTTATCTGGTGAAGAAATTAAAAAAATAGTATTTGAAAATATTTATCCAAAACGATTATCCGGCAAAGAAGAATTTAGTACCACTAAAAAGAAGCTAGGTAGCGCTTTAGGTGCAATTGGATTAAAGCCAAATCCACAAAGTTAA